The following are encoded together in the Dyella terrae genome:
- a CDS encoding serine hydrolase domain-containing protein has protein sequence MTFRTLPLLIAATLGLASLSPSAHAAAPSSDASLPPAAPQGVPADRMKDTLASYQLWLQRVDQRNAVAGLATAIVADNKVVFEDTIGYADASTREPVTPETVFRLASLSKAFATALTGVLVDDGKLSWDTKLAAVLPFFKLKNDGAAQQATVRDILGQRLGLPKNTYDNLLEENLSYEELARRLDEVTLTCDVGQCYGYQNIAFSLIGDVVYAQTGDFFTRQVDKNIFFPLGMKTASYGREGLEASKSWARPHRPGGSGWIPFEPKEAYYRVAPAAGVNASLKDMEQWLIAQMGGRPDVLPPELLATLHAPEISTPVEMHSAPWRRARLEDASYALGWRVFDYEGETMIFHAGAVEGYRTMIGFLPKYHVGMVMMWNSADPLPAGLLPMVFDSLLGLPHVDWAGVESDAAAAAPAKSKVRHKGKSATAARSTKT, from the coding sequence ATGACGTTTCGCACGCTTCCACTACTCATTGCCGCCACGCTAGGGCTCGCCAGCCTCTCGCCCAGCGCGCACGCCGCGGCGCCCTCCAGCGACGCCAGCCTTCCGCCAGCAGCACCCCAGGGCGTGCCCGCCGATCGCATGAAGGACACGCTGGCGTCCTACCAGCTATGGCTGCAGCGCGTAGACCAGCGCAATGCCGTCGCTGGCTTGGCGACTGCCATCGTGGCGGACAACAAGGTGGTGTTCGAGGACACCATCGGCTACGCCGACGCCTCCACGCGCGAGCCTGTGACGCCCGAGACGGTGTTTCGCCTGGCCTCGCTATCCAAGGCCTTCGCGACCGCGCTGACGGGCGTGCTGGTGGACGACGGCAAGTTGTCGTGGGACACCAAGCTTGCTGCCGTACTGCCTTTCTTCAAGCTCAAGAACGACGGCGCGGCGCAGCAGGCTACGGTGCGCGACATTCTCGGCCAGCGCCTGGGCCTGCCCAAGAACACGTATGACAATTTGCTCGAAGAAAACCTCTCTTACGAAGAACTCGCGCGCCGGCTCGACGAGGTCACGCTGACCTGTGACGTGGGCCAGTGCTACGGCTACCAGAACATCGCCTTCAGCCTGATCGGCGACGTGGTCTATGCACAGACCGGTGACTTCTTTACGCGCCAGGTCGACAAGAACATTTTCTTCCCGCTCGGCATGAAGACCGCCAGCTACGGCCGCGAAGGACTGGAGGCCAGCAAGAGCTGGGCACGTCCGCATCGTCCCGGCGGTAGCGGCTGGATTCCGTTCGAACCGAAGGAGGCGTATTACCGCGTGGCTCCCGCCGCTGGCGTCAACGCCAGCCTCAAGGACATGGAGCAGTGGCTAATCGCACAGATGGGCGGGCGCCCGGACGTGCTGCCGCCCGAGCTGCTCGCCACACTGCACGCGCCGGAGATATCCACGCCGGTGGAAATGCATTCCGCGCCATGGCGCCGCGCGCGCCTGGAGGACGCCTCGTACGCACTGGGCTGGCGCGTGTTCGATTACGAAGGCGAGACGATGATCTTCCACGCGGGTGCCGTCGAGGGTTACCGCACCATGATCGGCTTCCTGCCGAAGTACCACGTCGGCATGGTGATGATGTGGAATTCCGCCGATCCCCTGCCCGCCGGGTTACTGCCGATGGTATTCGACAGCCTGCTGGGCCTGCCTCACGTGGACTGGGCCGGCGTCGAGAGCGACGCGGCGGCCGCCGCCCCTGCCAAGAGCAAGGTGCGCCACAAGGGCAAGAGTGCGACTGCGGCTCGCAGCACCAAAACCTGA
- a CDS encoding energy transducer TonB, which translates to MDTRYKSHARRHARGVVRPATIAITAVVAVLAAASWFLIIKPHQDLVATDTGAHPSTPVKAGVQVPPPPVNVAAMSLNQLLAEARKAVNEQRLLAPAGNNAFEFYLNVLEKDPGNQVATDALRETFPVGASVAEQAINLRDFNEAQRQIDLLAKADPANYTLTILRSKLDAQRKLQDREQQLASDKEKQQQLAAQKAASDKVEADRLATESQQKAQADQRAAQARAAQQQATEAARQQQTASSAANAGNAATASVGGTHGAVLLRNVAPRYPTTAVRANQEGWVEVTFTITPEGTVDDVKVVDAEPRHVFDRAATEAVSRWKFQPATQDGNPVASQDKRRIVFKLN; encoded by the coding sequence ATGGATACCCGATATAAAAGTCATGCGCGTCGTCACGCGCGTGGGGTCGTTCGGCCCGCCACTATTGCTATTACTGCTGTCGTTGCCGTTCTGGCCGCAGCGTCCTGGTTTCTGATCATCAAGCCGCACCAGGATCTGGTCGCTACGGACACTGGCGCGCACCCGTCCACGCCGGTGAAGGCTGGAGTACAGGTGCCTCCGCCGCCGGTCAACGTGGCTGCGATGAGTTTGAACCAGTTGCTTGCGGAAGCCCGCAAGGCCGTGAACGAGCAGCGCCTGCTGGCTCCCGCCGGCAACAACGCCTTCGAGTTCTACCTAAATGTGCTGGAGAAGGACCCGGGCAACCAGGTCGCAACCGACGCATTGCGCGAAACCTTCCCGGTCGGTGCGAGCGTGGCCGAGCAGGCGATCAACTTGCGCGACTTCAACGAAGCGCAGCGTCAGATCGACCTGTTGGCGAAGGCCGACCCGGCGAACTACACGCTGACCATCCTGCGCTCCAAGCTCGATGCCCAGCGCAAGCTACAGGACCGCGAGCAGCAGCTGGCTTCGGATAAGGAGAAGCAGCAGCAACTGGCGGCGCAGAAGGCCGCCTCGGACAAGGTGGAGGCCGATCGCCTCGCTACGGAGTCGCAGCAGAAGGCCCAGGCTGACCAGCGTGCGGCGCAGGCGCGCGCTGCCCAGCAGCAGGCGACAGAGGCGGCCCGGCAGCAGCAGACGGCATCGTCCGCGGCCAACGCCGGCAATGCCGCAACGGCGAGTGTGGGTGGTACACACGGGGCGGTTCTATTGCGCAACGTGGCGCCGCGTTATCCCACCACGGCAGTTCGCGCCAACCAGGAAGGATGGGTGGAGGTGACCTTTACCATTACGCCTGAAGGCACCGTCGATGACGTGAAGGTGGTGGATGCCGAGCCGCGTCACGTGTTCGATCGCGCTGCGACGGAGGCCGTGAGTCGCTGGAAGTTCCAGCCCGCGACGCAGGACGGCAACCCGGTCGCCTCGCAGGACAAGCGTCGTATCGTGTTCAAGCTCAATTGA
- the metJ gene encoding met regulon transcriptional regulator MetJ: MATSKFIKPYVEHGEKAGAVRKITVSIPLHILRPLSDERTRRQVNNLRHATNSDLLVEAFLHAFTGQPLPTDEELRRTMATAKKATAKKAAKKATKKTAVKKTASKKPVARKPAAKKAAAKKTARKAVAKKRPAAAKKAAVKKVATKRVAKKVAKKAVKKVAKKRTVKKAAAAKVVKATKAAKAPQDR, from the coding sequence ATGGCAACATCGAAATTCATCAAGCCTTATGTCGAGCATGGAGAGAAGGCCGGCGCAGTACGCAAGATCACGGTCTCGATTCCATTGCACATCTTGAGGCCCCTATCTGACGAACGCACCCGTCGTCAGGTGAACAATCTTCGGCACGCCACCAACAGCGATTTGCTGGTGGAGGCGTTCCTACACGCTTTTACTGGGCAACCACTGCCAACTGATGAGGAGCTGAGACGAACTATGGCCACTGCCAAGAAAGCCACTGCTAAGAAGGCCGCCAAGAAGGCGACCAAGAAGACCGCCGTGAAGAAGACCGCTTCCAAGAAGCCGGTCGCCCGCAAGCCGGCCGCCAAGAAGGCTGCCGCCAAGAAGACCGCCCGCAAGGCTGTCGCCAAGAAGCGTCCGGCGGCTGCCAAGAAGGCTGCCGTGAAGAAGGTCGCGACCAAGCGGGTTGCGAAGAAGGTTGCTAAGAAGGCCGTCAAGAAGGTTGCCAAGAAGCGCACCGTGAAGAAGGCCGCCGCCGCTAAGGTGGTGAAGGCTACCAAGGCTGCAAAGGCCCCCCAGGACCGCTAA
- the gcvH gene encoding glycine cleavage system protein GcvH, whose protein sequence is MSEIPGDLKFLKSHEWARVEDDGLVRVGISDHAQGQLGDLVYVELPEIGASVKAGHGVAVVESVKAASDIYSPVSGEIVAVNENLNDKPETINEDAFGDGWIFLVRASDRGELNEMLDADAYAELIENEDH, encoded by the coding sequence ATGAGCGAGATTCCCGGCGATCTGAAATTCCTCAAGTCCCACGAGTGGGCCCGCGTCGAAGACGATGGCCTGGTGCGCGTGGGTATCTCCGACCACGCCCAGGGCCAGCTTGGCGACCTGGTGTATGTCGAGCTGCCCGAAATCGGCGCGAGCGTGAAGGCTGGTCACGGCGTGGCCGTGGTCGAGTCGGTCAAGGCCGCTTCGGACATCTACAGCCCGGTCTCCGGCGAGATTGTCGCGGTCAACGAGAACCTCAACGACAAGCCCGAAACCATCAACGAAGACGCTTTCGGCGATGGCTGGATCTTCCTGGTCCGCGCTAGCGACCGCGGCGAGCTCAACGAGATGCTCGATGCTGACGCCTACGCCGAGCTGATCGAGAACGAAGACCACTAA
- the gcvT gene encoding glycine cleavage system aminomethyltransferase GcvT: MTEKTVLNDTHRALGARMVDFGGWDMPINYGSQIEEHHAVRRDAGMFDVSHMTVVDLHGARTREFLRHLLANSVDKLKVQGKALYSCMLNEQGGVIDDLIVYFLGEEFFRLVVNAATREKDLQWIEKQAKAFDVQVKERPEFAMIAVQGPHARDKVIGLLAEVDHERIKKLGKFAAAAAQGPHGMPLFVARTGYTGEDGFEIIVPQEHAVALWQALAAAGVAPAGLGARDTLRLEAGMNLYGQDMDETVSPWEANLGWTIALDEGRDFIGRKVLEAQKAAGVKRVMVGLVLDEKGVLRHGQPVLTANGAGEILSGSFAPTLNKAVAFARIPVGEPGDVRVDIRGKEVPVRVVKYPFVRDGKPCEGI, translated from the coding sequence ATGACTGAGAAGACCGTACTCAACGACACCCATCGTGCGCTCGGTGCGCGCATGGTCGATTTCGGCGGCTGGGATATGCCGATCAACTACGGCTCGCAGATCGAGGAACACCACGCCGTCCGCCGTGACGCCGGCATGTTCGACGTCTCCCACATGACGGTGGTCGACCTGCACGGTGCGCGCACGCGAGAGTTCCTGCGCCACCTGCTGGCCAACAGCGTGGACAAGCTCAAGGTGCAGGGCAAGGCGCTGTACTCCTGCATGCTCAACGAGCAGGGCGGGGTGATCGACGACCTGATCGTCTACTTCCTTGGCGAAGAATTCTTCCGCCTGGTGGTGAACGCCGCCACCCGCGAGAAGGACCTGCAGTGGATCGAAAAGCAGGCCAAGGCCTTCGACGTCCAGGTCAAGGAGCGCCCGGAATTCGCCATGATCGCCGTGCAGGGCCCCCATGCCCGTGACAAGGTCATCGGCCTGCTGGCAGAGGTTGATCACGAGCGCATCAAGAAGCTCGGCAAGTTCGCCGCCGCCGCTGCGCAGGGCCCGCACGGCATGCCGCTCTTTGTCGCCCGCACCGGCTACACCGGTGAGGACGGCTTCGAAATCATCGTGCCGCAGGAACACGCTGTTGCCCTTTGGCAGGCGCTCGCCGCCGCCGGTGTGGCGCCTGCGGGGCTGGGTGCTCGTGACACGCTGCGCTTGGAGGCGGGCATGAATCTCTACGGCCAGGACATGGATGAAACCGTGTCGCCGTGGGAGGCCAACCTTGGCTGGACCATCGCCCTGGACGAGGGCCGCGACTTCATTGGCCGCAAGGTGCTCGAGGCGCAGAAGGCGGCCGGCGTGAAGCGCGTGATGGTCGGCCTGGTGCTCGACGAGAAGGGCGTGCTGCGTCACGGCCAGCCGGTTCTCACTGCCAATGGTGCGGGCGAGATTCTCTCCGGCAGCTTCGCTCCGACGCTCAACAAGGCAGTGGCGTTTGCGCGTATTCCCGTGGGCGAGCCCGGCGACGTGCGCGTGGATATCCGCGGCAAGGAAGTACCGGTACGCGTGGTGAAATACCCCTTCGTGCGCGACGGCAAGCCCTGCGAAGGCATCTGA
- the cysN gene encoding sulfate adenylyltransferase subunit CysN — MAMTDTAKSIAPDTGLLRFITCGSVDDGKSTLLGRLLYDAGMVPDDQLATLVRDSRKPQGGDPDTLDFSLLTDGLDAERQQGITIDVAYRYFHTPRRNFIVADCPGHEQYTRNMATGASTAQLAVVLVDARKGLLPQTRRHSYICALMGIRQVVLAVNKMDLVDCREDIYAAIAHEYRELATQLGITTVHCLPVIAPGGDNVGKRSTRMPWYQGPTLLEWLEAADTVVAQAEEFRMPVQWVNRPDASFRGYAGTVSGGRLAVGSEIVVQPAMRRARVERIVTADGDLQEAVAGQAVTLTLDREIDVSRGDVIADAARPAPVADQFAAHILWMGDESLLPNRAYWLKIGSRTVNARITSIKHKVDVNTQAELAARRLDLNEVGYCNIDLDHAVAFESYATNRTLGGFILIDRTTHATVGCGMLDFALRRAANVHWQHTDLDKEVRSVSKGQQPRCLWFTGLSGAGKSTIANLVERRLHSLGYHTYMLDGDNLRHGLNKDLGFTPEARVENVRRVAEVAHLMVDAGLIVLVCVISPFQSERQFARSLFDGGEFLEVFVDTTLDECERRDPKGLYRKARAGEIINFTGIDSPYEVPDAAELRLRTAGLRPEQLAEQVVEQLLTGLGHSPHTP, encoded by the coding sequence ATGGCCATGACAGATACCGCCAAGAGCATTGCCCCAGACACCGGCTTGTTGCGTTTCATCACCTGCGGCAGCGTCGACGACGGTAAGAGCACGCTGCTCGGCCGCTTGCTCTACGACGCTGGCATGGTGCCGGACGACCAGCTCGCCACGCTGGTCCGCGATAGCCGCAAGCCCCAAGGGGGTGACCCGGATACGCTGGATTTCTCTCTGCTGACCGATGGCCTCGACGCCGAGCGCCAGCAGGGCATCACCATTGACGTGGCGTACCGCTATTTCCACACGCCACGCCGTAACTTCATTGTGGCCGACTGTCCGGGGCACGAGCAGTACACCCGGAACATGGCCACCGGTGCCTCCACGGCCCAGCTGGCCGTGGTGCTCGTGGATGCGCGCAAGGGTCTGCTGCCGCAGACGCGCCGTCACAGCTATATCTGCGCCTTGATGGGCATTCGCCAGGTGGTGCTGGCGGTCAACAAGATGGATCTGGTCGATTGCCGCGAAGACATCTACGCAGCCATTGCTCATGAGTACCGCGAATTGGCCACACAGCTGGGCATCACGACCGTGCATTGCCTGCCGGTCATTGCGCCGGGTGGCGATAACGTCGGCAAGCGCTCGACGCGGATGCCCTGGTATCAGGGCCCCACGTTGCTGGAATGGCTGGAGGCTGCCGACACGGTGGTGGCGCAGGCCGAAGAGTTCCGTATGCCGGTGCAGTGGGTGAACCGGCCTGACGCCTCTTTCCGCGGCTACGCCGGCACGGTCAGCGGCGGCCGGTTGGCCGTGGGCTCGGAGATCGTGGTGCAGCCGGCGATGCGTCGTGCCCGCGTCGAGCGCATCGTGACCGCCGATGGGGATCTGCAGGAGGCCGTGGCCGGCCAAGCGGTGACGTTGACGCTCGACCGCGAGATCGACGTCAGCCGCGGCGACGTGATTGCCGACGCGGCCCGACCCGCGCCCGTGGCTGATCAGTTCGCCGCCCACATCTTATGGATGGGCGATGAGTCACTGCTGCCCAATCGTGCCTACTGGCTCAAGATCGGCTCGCGCACGGTCAATGCGCGCATCACCTCGATCAAGCACAAGGTGGACGTGAACACGCAGGCCGAACTGGCAGCCCGCCGTCTCGACCTCAATGAGGTCGGCTACTGCAATATCGATCTCGACCATGCCGTCGCCTTCGAGTCGTACGCGACCAATCGCACCCTGGGCGGCTTTATCCTGATCGACCGCACCACCCATGCCACTGTCGGTTGCGGCATGCTGGACTTCGCGTTGCGCCGCGCGGCCAACGTGCATTGGCAGCACACCGACCTGGACAAAGAGGTTCGCAGCGTCAGCAAGGGGCAGCAGCCTCGCTGCCTGTGGTTCACCGGGCTTTCCGGCGCGGGCAAATCGACCATCGCCAATTTGGTCGAACGGCGCCTGCATTCACTCGGCTATCACACCTATATGCTGGACGGCGATAACCTGCGCCACGGCCTGAACAAGGATTTGGGCTTTACGCCGGAGGCACGCGTGGAGAACGTCCGTCGCGTCGCCGAGGTCGCCCATCTCATGGTCGATGCCGGGTTGATCGTGCTGGTGTGCGTTATCTCGCCGTTCCAGAGCGAACGCCAATTTGCGCGAAGCCTGTTCGATGGCGGGGAGTTCCTCGAGGTGTTCGTTGACACCACGCTGGACGAGTGTGAGCGGCGCGATCCCAAGGGTCTTTATCGCAAGGCCCGTGCCGGTGAGATCATCAACTTCACGGGCATCGATTCGCCTTATGAGGTACCGGACGCCGCCGAGCTGCGCCTGCGCACCGCAGGTCTGCGCCCCGAACAGCTTGCCGAGCAGGTCGTCGAGCAGTTGCTCACGGGTCTGGGGCATTCGCCCCACACCCCCTGA
- the cysD gene encoding sulfate adenylyltransferase subunit CysD produces MSYLDALEAESIHIFRETAAAFERPVMLYSIGKDSSVLLHLLRKAFYPARPPMPLLHVDTTWKFREMIAFRNEVATAGDVEVLVHINEEGVRQDISPLTHGSAVHTDVMKTVALKQALDKYGFDAAIGGARRDEEKSRAKERVFSFRNAQHRWDPKQQRPELWHTFNTQIHKGESVRVFPLSNWTEMDVWHYVRRERIPVVPLYFAKQRPVVERDGALIMVDDDRFDLRKGEKVEMRHVRFRTLGCYPLTGAVESTADTLDQIIDEMAASRSSERQGRVIDNDGNASMERKKQEGYF; encoded by the coding sequence ATGTCCTATCTGGACGCCCTCGAGGCCGAGAGCATCCACATTTTTCGCGAAACGGCTGCTGCTTTCGAGCGCCCAGTGATGCTGTATTCCATCGGCAAGGACTCCTCGGTCCTGTTGCATCTGCTGCGCAAAGCGTTCTACCCGGCTCGTCCGCCGATGCCGCTGCTGCACGTGGACACCACCTGGAAGTTCCGCGAGATGATCGCGTTCCGCAATGAGGTGGCAACGGCGGGCGACGTGGAGGTGCTGGTCCACATCAACGAGGAAGGCGTTCGCCAGGACATCTCCCCGCTCACGCATGGTTCGGCCGTGCACACAGATGTGATGAAGACTGTGGCGCTCAAGCAGGCGCTGGATAAGTACGGTTTTGACGCCGCCATTGGCGGTGCGCGCCGCGACGAGGAGAAATCCCGCGCCAAGGAGCGCGTGTTCTCCTTCCGCAATGCGCAGCACCGCTGGGATCCCAAGCAGCAGCGCCCGGAGTTGTGGCACACCTTCAACACCCAGATCCACAAGGGCGAGAGCGTGCGTGTCTTCCCCTTGTCCAACTGGACCGAGATGGATGTCTGGCATTACGTCCGCCGTGAGCGGATTCCGGTGGTGCCGCTGTATTTCGCCAAGCAGCGTCCGGTCGTCGAGCGCGACGGTGCGCTCATCATGGTGGACGATGACCGGTTCGATCTGCGCAAAGGTGAGAAGGTGGAGATGCGCCATGTCCGTTTTCGCACCCTGGGCTGCTATCCGCTCACGGGTGCGGTCGAATCGACCGCCGATACGCTGGACCAGATCATTGACGAGATGGCCGCCTCCCGCAGTTCGGAACGCCAGGGGCGGGTGATCGACAACGACGGCAACGCGTCGATGGAGCGCAAGAAGCAGGAGGGGTACTTCTGA
- a CDS encoding MlaE family ABC transporter permease, translating into MSTSMATGSAQLDATTTPPRLRVAGDWTLAHYATLERTVDALKSRLDQHTPIDLSALGTLDTAGAALLAGLLGANRLSDLATDDPALPAAQRALLQTVGKAMAGYVEPRTTRRHNTMTELLARIGATMEGVWHQQVRLLGFVGLTLESLSKTILRPRRWRVTSLVSHVEETGLDAVPIVVLLTFMVGAVVAFLGSTVLADFGATIYTVDLVAYSFLREFGVLLTAILMAGRTASAFTAQIGSMKANEEIDAIRALGLDPMELLVLPRVLAMLVSLPLLTFLAMIAGLVGGGLVCALVLGIPPVMFVNVVKSDIGVQHFLVGIAKAPIFAFLIAVIGCLEGFKVSGSAESVGEHTTSAVVQSIFVVILLDAVAALFYMEMGW; encoded by the coding sequence ATGAGTACATCGATGGCGACAGGAAGCGCACAACTCGATGCCACGACCACGCCACCACGCCTGCGCGTGGCCGGCGACTGGACGCTGGCTCACTACGCCACGCTTGAGCGCACAGTCGATGCGCTGAAGAGCCGACTGGACCAGCACACCCCCATCGACCTGAGCGCGCTAGGTACGCTGGACACCGCCGGCGCCGCACTGCTGGCTGGGCTGCTGGGAGCGAATCGACTCAGCGACCTGGCCACCGACGACCCCGCCCTGCCCGCCGCGCAGCGTGCTCTGCTGCAAACGGTTGGCAAGGCTATGGCCGGTTATGTGGAGCCGCGGACCACGCGTCGCCACAACACGATGACCGAATTGCTGGCGCGCATTGGCGCGACCATGGAGGGCGTCTGGCACCAGCAGGTACGCCTGCTCGGCTTCGTCGGACTGACCCTTGAAAGCCTGTCGAAAACGATCTTGCGTCCGCGCCGCTGGCGGGTCACGTCGCTGGTCTCACACGTGGAGGAAACCGGCCTGGATGCCGTCCCCATCGTGGTACTGCTGACCTTTATGGTCGGCGCGGTCGTCGCCTTCCTCGGCTCTACCGTGCTCGCTGACTTCGGCGCCACTATCTATACGGTGGACCTGGTGGCGTATTCGTTCCTGCGCGAGTTTGGTGTGCTCCTTACCGCCATCCTGATGGCCGGCCGGACCGCCAGCGCGTTTACCGCGCAGATCGGATCGATGAAGGCGAACGAGGAAATCGATGCCATCCGAGCACTCGGCCTCGACCCGATGGAGCTGCTGGTGCTCCCCCGCGTACTGGCCATGCTCGTATCACTTCCCTTGCTCACCTTTCTCGCCATGATCGCCGGACTGGTGGGCGGCGGCCTGGTTTGTGCCCTGGTACTCGGCATACCGCCGGTGATGTTCGTCAACGTGGTCAAGTCCGACATCGGCGTGCAGCACTTCCTTGTCGGTATCGCCAAGGCGCCGATATTCGCTTTCCTGATCGCCGTCATCGGTTGCCTGGAGGGGTTCAAGGTGAGCGGCAGCGCCGAGTCCGTCGGCGAACACACCACCTCGGCCGTCGTGCAGTCGATCTTCGTGGTGATCCTGCTCGATGCGGTGGCCGCACTCTTTTATATGGAGATGGGTTGGTGA
- a CDS encoding ABC transporter ATP-binding protein, translating into MNAVAKSQPVDNVIQVRDLVNRFGTQTVHEHLDLDVRRGEILGVVGGSGTGKSVLLRSIVGLRRPTSGQVRVFGQDLLDLSPDQRSRVERRFGVLFQNGALFSSLNIVENVAMPLIEHAGLQRPDAQQLGGVKLALAGLPASAETKYPSELSGGMVKRAALARALALDPEILFLDEPTAGLDPISAAAFDQLILTLRDALGLTVFLVTHDLDTLYTICDRVAVLSQKKVLVVGPLDEVAQCPDPWVQAYFHGPRGRAAEEAHERDTSTEVK; encoded by the coding sequence GTGAACGCCGTCGCGAAATCTCAGCCGGTCGACAACGTCATCCAGGTGCGCGACCTGGTAAATCGCTTCGGCACACAGACCGTGCACGAGCATCTGGATCTGGACGTCCGCCGCGGCGAAATCCTTGGCGTGGTCGGCGGGTCGGGTACCGGCAAATCGGTACTCCTACGCAGCATCGTGGGATTGCGCCGCCCTACCTCAGGGCAGGTTCGGGTGTTCGGGCAAGATCTGCTGGACCTGTCTCCCGATCAACGCTCACGTGTAGAACGACGCTTCGGCGTGCTGTTCCAGAATGGTGCGCTGTTCTCCTCGCTGAATATCGTGGAGAACGTGGCGATGCCGCTGATTGAGCACGCGGGCCTCCAGCGCCCTGACGCGCAGCAACTCGGTGGCGTGAAGCTGGCATTGGCGGGCCTGCCGGCAAGTGCCGAGACGAAGTACCCCTCCGAACTGTCGGGCGGCATGGTGAAGCGCGCGGCGCTCGCGCGTGCCCTGGCACTGGATCCGGAGATCCTCTTTCTGGACGAACCGACCGCAGGCCTGGATCCGATCAGCGCCGCCGCATTCGACCAACTGATCCTGACCCTGCGCGATGCCCTGGGCCTGACGGTTTTCCTCGTCACGCACGACCTGGATACGCTGTACACGATCTGCGACCGCGTGGCCGTCCTTTCCCAGAAGAAAGTGCTGGTGGTCGGCCCGCTCGACGAAGTCGCGCAATGCCCCGATCCGTGGGTGCAGGCTTATTTTCACGGCCCGCGTGGCCGCGCTGCCGAAGAAGCGCACGAGCGCGACACATCTACCGAGGTGAAGTGA
- a CDS encoding MlaD family protein has protein sequence METRAHHVLIGLFTVIVVAAALLFALWLAKSSSDRQFAEYQVVFNEAVSGLSQGSAVQYNGIKVGDVTQLKLDPEDPRKVLARIRVGGDTPVKQDTHAKLTMTGVTGLSIIQLSGGSPGSPSLESRDGQPPVIVADPSPLSRILANGEDLVTNINEVVARANMLLSPENTDRISRTLEHLDQATGAIAGQRDDIRQLLQQLAQASKQANDTLAQTDKLIRNANGLVDNQGRATLDSASKAMASLEHSAADIQRILDNNNAAINGGLQGFSELGPAVRELRDAAGSLRGISRRFDDNPAGFLLGRERNKEFEP, from the coding sequence ATGGAAACACGTGCCCATCACGTACTCATTGGCCTGTTCACGGTAATCGTGGTCGCTGCCGCGCTGCTGTTCGCGCTATGGCTAGCCAAATCCAGCTCCGATCGCCAGTTCGCCGAATACCAAGTGGTGTTCAACGAAGCAGTGAGCGGCCTCTCGCAGGGCAGCGCCGTGCAGTACAACGGCATCAAGGTGGGTGACGTCACCCAGCTCAAGCTCGACCCCGAAGACCCCCGCAAAGTGCTGGCACGCATCCGCGTGGGTGGCGATACACCGGTGAAGCAGGACACCCACGCCAAGCTCACGATGACTGGCGTCACCGGCCTGTCGATCATCCAGCTCAGCGGCGGCTCGCCGGGCAGCCCATCGCTGGAATCGCGCGATGGCCAGCCGCCAGTCATCGTGGCCGACCCTTCGCCGCTCAGTCGCATCCTCGCCAATGGCGAGGACCTGGTGACCAACATCAATGAGGTGGTGGCGCGCGCCAACATGCTGTTGTCGCCGGAGAACACCGATCGCATCAGCCGCACGCTGGAGCATTTGGACCAGGCAACGGGGGCCATCGCCGGCCAGCGCGACGACATCCGCCAGCTCCTGCAGCAACTGGCGCAGGCCAGCAAGCAGGCGAACGACACGCTGGCGCAGACCGACAAACTGATCCGCAACGCCAATGGCCTGGTCGACAACCAGGGACGCGCCACGCTGGACAGCGCGAGCAAGGCCATGGCTTCGCTCGAACACTCCGCCGCCGATATCCAACGGATACTCGACAACAACAACGCCGCCATCAACGGCGGCCTGCAGGGCTTTAGCGAACTGGGGCCAGCCGTGCGCGAGCTGCGCGACGCCGCTGGTTCGCTGCGCGGCATCTCGCGGCGCTTCGACGACAACCCGGCCGGCTTCCTGCTCGGCCGCGAACGCAACAAGGAGTTTGAGCCATGA